In one window of Frigoriglobus tundricola DNA:
- the moaC gene encoding cyclic pyranopterin monophosphate synthase MoaC — protein sequence MSPLSHFDESGASRMVDVGAKAETNRTARASAVVRMQPDTLALVRDRGVAKGDVIEVARLAGIMAAKKTADLIPLCHPLPLTSVKLDFAFPGADSLRIEATVAVFARTGVEMEALTAVTVAALTVYDMCKAADRGMTIEAVRLEEKDGGKSGHFVRAPS from the coding sequence ATGTCCCCCCTCTCGCACTTTGACGAATCCGGCGCGTCCCGCATGGTGGACGTGGGGGCCAAGGCCGAGACGAACCGCACGGCCCGCGCGTCGGCGGTCGTGCGCATGCAGCCGGACACGCTCGCGCTGGTCCGCGACCGCGGCGTCGCGAAGGGCGACGTAATTGAGGTCGCGCGGCTCGCGGGGATCATGGCGGCGAAGAAAACCGCCGACCTGATCCCGCTGTGCCACCCGCTCCCGCTCACGTCCGTGAAACTGGATTTCGCGTTCCCGGGTGCGGATTCTCTGCGAATCGAGGCCACGGTCGCGGTATTCGCTCGGACCGGTGTTGAGATGGAAGCGCTGACTGCGGTTACAGTCGCAGCCCTGACGGTGTACGACATGTGCAAGGCGGCCGACCGCGGCATGACCATTGAGGCGGTCCGGCTGGAGGAGAAGGACGGCGGGAAGAGCGGGCACTTCGTCCGCGCCCCGTCATAA
- a CDS encoding polyprenyl synthetase family protein produces MGTVMATVPPAVSGVAPASDPAPVARSATRAGPVFAPVAAEIAETDRIFDRTLAPHRGPFGPLIEHLRHYRGKRLRPALLLLTARAVGKVLPVHHTLAAAMEMIHTATLVHDDVLDEAELRRHAPTVNAGWGNKVSILLGDMLFTHAFHLTSTVDGRACQITGEVTNRVCAGELRQVTERGNLELTEADYFTIIDGKTAALTECCGRLGALYAGASEEVAAKLATYGRNLGLAFQIADDLLDLTGTEDAAGKTLGTDLEQQKLTLPVIHCLHRLAPAEAAKLRDLIRTGGDGLGLRVLAALEKTQSVAHAKRRADEFARAARQELECLPRSECRTILETVAEWSVRREK; encoded by the coding sequence ATGGGGACCGTAATGGCAACTGTTCCGCCCGCTGTGTCCGGAGTTGCGCCGGCATCCGATCCCGCCCCGGTGGCCCGCTCCGCCACGAGGGCCGGGCCGGTGTTCGCCCCCGTTGCGGCCGAAATTGCTGAGACGGACCGCATCTTCGACCGCACCCTCGCCCCCCACCGCGGCCCGTTCGGGCCGCTCATCGAGCACCTCCGACACTACCGCGGCAAGCGGCTCCGGCCGGCGCTGCTCCTGCTCACCGCGCGGGCGGTCGGCAAGGTGCTGCCGGTGCACCACACGCTCGCCGCCGCGATGGAGATGATCCACACCGCCACCCTCGTTCACGACGACGTGCTCGACGAGGCGGAGCTCCGCCGGCACGCCCCCACCGTGAACGCCGGCTGGGGGAACAAGGTCAGCATCCTGCTCGGCGACATGCTGTTCACGCACGCGTTCCACCTGACCAGCACCGTGGACGGCCGGGCGTGCCAGATCACCGGCGAGGTCACGAACCGCGTGTGCGCCGGCGAACTGCGGCAGGTGACCGAGCGCGGCAACCTCGAACTGACTGAGGCCGACTACTTCACCATCATCGACGGCAAGACCGCGGCGCTCACCGAGTGCTGCGGGCGGCTCGGAGCCCTCTACGCGGGTGCGTCCGAGGAGGTGGCGGCGAAGCTCGCGACCTACGGCCGGAACCTGGGGCTGGCGTTCCAGATCGCCGACGACCTGCTCGACCTCACGGGCACCGAGGACGCGGCCGGAAAGACGCTCGGCACGGACCTCGAACAGCAGAAGCTCACGCTGCCCGTGATCCACTGCCTGCACCGGCTCGCCCCGGCCGAGGCGGCGAAGCTCCGCGACCTGATCCGGACCGGCGGCGACGGCCTCGGGCTCCGCGTCCTGGCCGCGCTGGAAAAGACGCAGTCGGTGGCCCACGCGAAGCGCCGGGCGGACGAGTTCGCCCGCGCGGCGCGGCAGGAACTGGAGTGCCTGCCGCGGAGCGAGTGCCGCACGATCCTGGAGACCGTCGCGGAGTGGAGCGTGCGCCGGGAGAAGTAG
- a CDS encoding NAD(P)H-hydrate epimerase has product MPPFTLTREQVRELDRRATHGFGVPGVVLMENAGRGCADLLMRLNPDRKPAVILCGPGNNGGDGFVIARHLDNHGWPVNLHVVARHNRQAGDADINFDILYASGIAFTQYRPDYFDQPHRDLFLRQFAPAGWVVDALFGTGLARALGAPFDWLAGIVNESEKPVLAIDIPSGLDCDTGVPLGVTVRATHTATFVAPKRGFLNPDAKAWTGAVHVIDIGAPRVLVDEYRQRAS; this is encoded by the coding sequence ATGCCCCCGTTCACTCTCACGCGCGAGCAGGTCCGCGAACTCGACCGGCGGGCGACCCACGGCTTCGGCGTGCCGGGCGTGGTGCTCATGGAGAACGCCGGCCGCGGGTGCGCGGACCTCCTGATGCGGCTGAACCCGGACCGAAAGCCGGCGGTGATCCTGTGCGGCCCCGGTAACAACGGCGGCGACGGCTTCGTCATCGCCCGGCACCTCGACAACCACGGCTGGCCGGTGAATTTGCACGTCGTGGCCCGGCACAACCGGCAGGCCGGGGACGCCGACATCAACTTCGACATCCTCTACGCCTCGGGAATCGCGTTCACGCAGTACCGCCCGGACTACTTCGACCAGCCCCACCGCGACCTGTTCCTGCGCCAGTTCGCTCCGGCCGGCTGGGTGGTAGACGCGCTGTTCGGCACGGGGCTCGCCCGCGCGCTCGGCGCCCCGTTCGACTGGCTCGCCGGGATCGTGAACGAATCCGAGAAGCCGGTTCTCGCGATCGACATCCCCTCGGGTCTCGACTGTGACACGGGCGTGCCGCTCGGCGTGACGGTGCGGGCCACGCACACCGCGACGTTCGTCGCCCCGAAGCGCGGCTTCCTCAACCCCGACGCGAAGGCGTGGACCGGCGCGGTCCACGTGATTGACATTGGCGCGCCCCGGGTGCTTGTGGATGAATACAGGCAGCGAGCGAGCTGA
- the holA gene encoding DNA polymerase III subunit delta: protein MDALPFLAAKAPSRQPVYALVGDEDFLKRHARERIIATAIGSEDPAFAVSVYQGDKIEFSTARNELETLPFLAPCRIVIVEAADTFVTENRPALEAYAAKPSSVGVLVLDVKTFPDTTKLAKALPDAAKIVCKTPPAYKIHELKPWLVEWAKTAHKKKLAPDAAELLLELVGASMGSLDQELGKLAVAVGAKPGIAVEDVDRMVGRTKAADVFRIMDAIGDGKPGEALSILEELFSEGEDPMAVMGPLTGQLRKLATIARLLFLEQMPLGPAMDAAGVPKWDKIRIGVERQIKYLGRRRLLALTDWLVEINLGLKGGNALPERVQVERLIVTLARPLEKAPK from the coding sequence ATGGACGCACTCCCGTTCCTCGCCGCCAAGGCGCCCAGCCGGCAGCCCGTTTACGCGCTCGTGGGCGACGAGGACTTCCTCAAGCGCCACGCCCGCGAGCGCATCATCGCCACCGCCATCGGCTCCGAAGACCCGGCGTTCGCCGTGAGCGTGTACCAGGGCGACAAGATCGAGTTCTCCACCGCCCGCAACGAACTGGAAACGCTCCCGTTCCTCGCCCCGTGCCGCATCGTGATCGTGGAAGCCGCCGACACGTTCGTGACCGAGAACCGCCCGGCGCTGGAAGCCTATGCGGCCAAGCCGAGTTCGGTCGGCGTGCTGGTGCTGGACGTGAAGACGTTCCCCGACACCACCAAGCTCGCGAAGGCGCTACCGGACGCGGCCAAGATCGTGTGCAAGACGCCGCCCGCGTACAAGATCCACGAACTCAAGCCGTGGCTCGTCGAGTGGGCGAAGACCGCCCACAAAAAGAAGCTCGCCCCCGACGCGGCGGAACTGCTGCTCGAACTCGTCGGCGCGTCGATGGGGTCGCTCGATCAGGAACTGGGCAAGCTCGCGGTTGCGGTGGGCGCCAAACCGGGCATCGCGGTCGAAGACGTGGACCGGATGGTCGGCCGGACCAAGGCCGCGGACGTGTTCCGCATCATGGACGCCATCGGCGACGGCAAGCCGGGCGAGGCGCTGAGCATCCTCGAGGAACTCTTCAGCGAGGGCGAGGACCCGATGGCGGTCATGGGGCCGCTAACGGGCCAGCTCCGCAAGCTCGCGACCATCGCTCGCCTGCTTTTTCTGGAACAAATGCCGCTCGGCCCGGCGATGGACGCGGCCGGCGTGCCGAAGTGGGACAAGATTCGTATCGGGGTCGAACGGCAGATCAAGTATCTCGGCCGGCGCCGCCTGCTGGCGCTCACGGACTGGCTGGTGGAGATCAACCTCGGGCTGAAGGGCGGCAACGCGCTGCCCGAGCGCGTTCAGGTGGAGCGCCTCATCGTGACGCTCGCCCGCCCGCTGGAAAAAGCGCCGAAGTGA
- a CDS encoding ClpP family protease — protein sequence MHSAFDPLGAARPFDPTLQRGQYARQRMMGIGDLLLENRIIFLGASQEYSDSYGRGTITDVLASIVIQRLLLLQYENKTADIHMYINSPGGSVSATLAIYDTMQFLEAPIHTYCMGLAASGAAVLLAAGSKGKRYCLPNSKVMIHQPAGYVGGQVSDIEIQANEILKERQRLNEILAVHTGQSIEVIAKETDRDKYYHAAEAKAFGLVDEVLSRAPDAKK from the coding sequence ATGCATTCCGCCTTCGACCCCCTGGGCGCGGCCCGCCCGTTCGACCCGACGCTCCAGCGCGGCCAGTACGCCCGCCAGCGGATGATGGGCATCGGCGACCTGCTGCTGGAGAACCGGATCATCTTCCTGGGCGCGTCGCAAGAGTACTCCGACTCTTACGGCCGCGGCACCATCACCGACGTGCTCGCCAGCATCGTCATCCAGCGGCTCCTGTTGCTCCAGTACGAGAACAAGACCGCCGACATCCACATGTACATCAACAGCCCCGGCGGGTCGGTGTCGGCGACACTGGCCATTTACGACACGATGCAGTTCCTGGAAGCCCCGATCCACACCTATTGCATGGGCCTGGCCGCGAGCGGGGCGGCCGTCCTGCTCGCCGCCGGCAGCAAGGGCAAGCGGTACTGCCTGCCGAACTCGAAGGTCATGATCCACCAGCCGGCCGGGTACGTCGGCGGGCAGGTGTCGGACATCGAGATCCAGGCCAACGAGATCCTGAAAGAGCGCCAGCGGCTCAACGAGATCCTCGCGGTCCACACCGGCCAATCGATCGAAGTGATCGCGAAGGAAACCGACCGCGACAAGTACTACCACGCGGCCGAGGCCAAGGCGTTCGGGCTGGTGGACGAGGTCCTCAGCCGCGCCCCCGACGCGAAGAAGTGA
- a CDS encoding DUF7133 domain-containing protein: protein MTRISAVLAAALAAAVALAPLAPTGAQPKDAPAGYVKKGTRAETARATLAALKLPDLGGKWYYAGPFDNTENAGFDFAYPPEKQVDLKAAYTGKGGAKVAWKEFTGFPLGKVVDLQKLFPDTRTDAVVYLYHRFDAPKAYKWPLSFGSDDTLSVFINGKRVIHEPYVRPAAADQDRVEVDVKEGANELLVKIGQAGGGWEVYVAPELPSVVPAAARRQFDRDFPLRGETEAARPVKGEEMHYKIVTIPLASDCVLEVGGLAFRPDGKLLACTRRGDVYLIHNPTAENPADIKMTKFATGLHEALGLFVETNNVVYVAQRPELTRLTDEDGDGVADRYQTVCDKWGVSGDYHEFAFGPARDKQGNFFVTLNVGFGGGHQAKAPWRGWCVKVSPEGKMEPYAYGLRSPNGINFSPDGDLFYCDNQGEWVVTNKMHHLKKGAFFGHQAGLRWVKDSPFAGKVPDKVESGMRYDGVDKSGKQTTAYPDLSPPCVWFPYGRMGQSVTEPIWDTTGGKFGPFAGQCFVGDQTKSNIMRVALEKVNGEFQGACFPFRNGFQCGVNRLCFAPDASLFAGQTNRGWGSLGGKPYGLQRLIYTGLEPFEIHHIALQKGGFALTFTKPIDPGSLGAKPVSVSSFTYVYNSNYGGPEVDTRAEAVGPAVLSADGRTLTVPVETLRKGRVYEFRLDGPKTRAGEPVLHPEGYYTLNELVK, encoded by the coding sequence ATGACTCGCATTTCCGCCGTCCTCGCCGCCGCGCTCGCGGCGGCCGTGGCGCTCGCCCCGTTGGCCCCGACCGGGGCCCAGCCCAAAGACGCGCCCGCCGGGTACGTGAAGAAGGGCACCCGCGCGGAGACCGCACGGGCCACGCTCGCCGCGCTCAAGCTGCCCGACCTCGGCGGAAAATGGTACTACGCCGGCCCGTTCGACAACACCGAGAACGCGGGCTTCGATTTCGCGTACCCGCCGGAAAAGCAGGTCGATCTGAAGGCCGCGTACACCGGCAAGGGCGGCGCGAAGGTGGCCTGGAAGGAGTTCACCGGCTTCCCGCTCGGCAAGGTCGTCGATCTCCAGAAGCTGTTCCCGGACACGCGGACGGACGCGGTCGTGTACCTGTACCACCGGTTCGACGCCCCCAAGGCGTACAAGTGGCCGCTGTCGTTCGGCAGCGACGACACGCTGAGCGTCTTCATCAACGGCAAGCGCGTGATCCACGAGCCCTACGTGCGGCCGGCCGCGGCCGATCAGGACCGCGTGGAGGTGGACGTGAAGGAGGGGGCGAACGAGCTGCTCGTGAAGATCGGCCAGGCCGGCGGCGGCTGGGAAGTGTACGTGGCCCCCGAGCTGCCGTCCGTCGTTCCGGCGGCCGCCCGCCGACAGTTCGACCGCGACTTCCCGCTGCGGGGCGAGACCGAGGCCGCGCGCCCCGTGAAGGGCGAGGAAATGCACTACAAGATCGTCACCATCCCGCTCGCCAGTGACTGCGTGCTCGAGGTCGGCGGGCTGGCGTTCCGGCCGGACGGCAAGCTGCTCGCCTGCACGCGCCGCGGCGACGTGTACCTGATCCACAACCCGACCGCGGAGAACCCCGCCGACATCAAAATGACGAAGTTCGCCACCGGGCTGCACGAGGCGCTCGGCCTGTTCGTGGAGACCAATAACGTCGTGTACGTCGCCCAGCGCCCCGAGCTGACGCGGCTCACCGACGAGGACGGCGACGGCGTGGCCGACCGGTACCAGACGGTGTGCGACAAGTGGGGCGTGTCGGGCGACTACCACGAGTTCGCGTTCGGCCCGGCGCGGGACAAGCAGGGCAACTTCTTCGTCACGCTGAACGTGGGCTTCGGCGGCGGGCACCAGGCGAAGGCCCCGTGGCGCGGGTGGTGCGTGAAGGTGTCCCCCGAGGGCAAGATGGAGCCCTACGCCTACGGCCTGCGGTCCCCCAACGGCATCAACTTCTCGCCCGACGGCGACCTGTTCTACTGCGACAACCAGGGCGAGTGGGTGGTGACGAACAAGATGCACCACCTGAAGAAGGGCGCGTTCTTCGGGCACCAGGCCGGGCTCCGGTGGGTGAAGGACTCGCCGTTCGCCGGGAAGGTGCCGGACAAGGTCGAGTCGGGGATGCGGTACGACGGTGTGGACAAGAGCGGCAAGCAAACGACCGCGTACCCGGACCTGAGCCCGCCGTGCGTCTGGTTCCCCTACGGGCGCATGGGTCAGTCCGTCACCGAGCCGATCTGGGACACGACGGGCGGCAAGTTCGGGCCGTTCGCGGGCCAGTGCTTCGTCGGCGACCAGACCAAGTCGAACATCATGCGGGTCGCGCTGGAGAAGGTGAACGGCGAGTTCCAGGGCGCGTGCTTCCCGTTCCGCAACGGCTTCCAGTGCGGGGTGAACCGGCTCTGCTTCGCGCCGGACGCGAGCCTGTTCGCGGGCCAGACGAACCGCGGCTGGGGCTCGCTCGGCGGGAAGCCCTACGGCCTCCAGCGGCTCATCTACACCGGCCTGGAGCCGTTCGAGATCCACCACATCGCGCTCCAGAAGGGCGGCTTCGCGCTCACGTTCACGAAGCCGATCGATCCCGGCTCGCTGGGCGCGAAGCCGGTGTCGGTCAGCTCGTTCACCTACGTTTACAACAGCAACTACGGCGGCCCCGAGGTGGACACCCGGGCCGAGGCGGTCGGCCCGGCCGTTCTCTCGGCGGACGGCCGGACGCTGACCGTGCCGGTCGAGACCTTGCGGAAGGGCCGGGTGTACGAGTTCCGCCTCGACGGCCCGAAGACCCGCGCCGGCGAGCCGGTCCTGCACCCCGAGGGGTACTACACGCTCAACGAGCTGGTGAAGTGA
- a CDS encoding glycosyltransferase family protein has translation MADNRLKVVSIMDYPHEPRAARMCYAFLDSVIANGAASVTLLYEEHEPVVAPEHRRAADIEVVRGRSRDVGHPHFNLRFKLPNLAALPYPYLYIDADTFVLDDLAPLWARRHDKPWIGVDHQWVPSDPRTHRAPFLNSGVQLVSDPAFYDLDAILAAQNAVVPLARHAEVPKRDMFATPGQDQAVLFRYFRSIGYDYTHPAVGPGWNSCAGVTVIRRAGNRWRGHTRGLTPDHDAQIVHYWSQFKPWAIGCPVFESYSWADYRA, from the coding sequence ATGGCGGACAACCGGCTGAAAGTCGTGTCGATCATGGACTACCCGCACGAGCCACGGGCCGCGCGGATGTGCTACGCGTTCCTCGATTCGGTAATCGCAAACGGCGCCGCCAGCGTCACCCTTCTGTACGAGGAGCACGAACCGGTCGTCGCCCCGGAGCACCGGCGCGCGGCCGATATCGAGGTGGTCAGGGGCCGGTCCCGCGACGTCGGCCACCCGCACTTCAACCTGCGGTTCAAGCTCCCCAACCTCGCCGCGCTGCCGTACCCGTACCTGTACATCGACGCCGACACGTTCGTGCTCGACGACCTCGCCCCGCTCTGGGCGCGGCGGCACGACAAGCCGTGGATCGGGGTCGATCACCAGTGGGTGCCGTCCGACCCGCGCACGCACCGCGCCCCGTTCCTGAACTCCGGGGTGCAACTCGTCTCGGACCCCGCCTTCTACGACCTCGACGCGATCCTCGCCGCGCAGAACGCCGTGGTGCCGCTGGCCCGGCACGCGGAGGTGCCCAAGCGCGACATGTTCGCGACCCCCGGCCAGGACCAGGCGGTCCTGTTCCGCTATTTTCGGTCGATCGGCTACGACTACACCCACCCGGCCGTGGGGCCGGGGTGGAACAGTTGCGCCGGGGTCACGGTCATCCGCCGTGCGGGCAACCGGTGGCGCGGGCACACCCGGGGGCTGACCCCCGACCACGACGCGCAGATCGTTCACTACTGGTCGCAGTTCAAGCCGTGGGCGATCGGCTGCCCGGTCTTCGAATCGTACTCGTGGGCCGATTATCGCGCCTGA
- the tig gene encoding trigger factor — translation MADEETPKTETAIDTGFVDATAGLAQADDEGAIKLQQTVEIRDVGPCKKHVKVTVDRGEIDKQFDRRFTELVFSDQPQVRGFRPGKAPRKMIEKQYYESVAEELKSQVLMASLEQLAEEQTIAPLSPPDFDPTVLSIPKEGPFVYEFDIEVRPEFELPDYKGMKIRRPVHAFGPVEVEAEKKRLLEPYGQLVPKEPPVADMFDTITADVTISFQGKEINKLEEVRVKVEPQLALSDGVAEDFGEKMKGATPGDVRVGDITLSQETTVERLRGQKVQATFTIKDVKTTRPPEVTQEFLEDTFSVSTPESFTELVQAVLERRLEYTQRQSARQQVLETIAAAAAWELPQDMLRKQARKTLARRMMEMKNAGMSDEQIKGRRRILEQDVLKNTEAALKEHFVLQKVAEVEKIEIEEDDIDAEIDRIAEQSGESFRKVKARLEKEDLLEAVAADLLERKALDLIIAHATYEDYELKAGEQQGEVATVSQNVLPESSEAPEAPAAPSEAPAAPPEGAAS, via the coding sequence ATGGCCGACGAAGAAACGCCCAAGACCGAAACCGCGATCGACACCGGCTTCGTGGACGCGACCGCCGGGCTCGCCCAGGCCGACGACGAGGGCGCGATCAAGCTCCAGCAGACGGTCGAGATCCGGGACGTGGGGCCGTGCAAGAAGCACGTCAAAGTCACGGTCGACCGCGGCGAGATCGACAAGCAGTTCGACCGGCGGTTCACGGAACTCGTGTTCAGCGACCAGCCGCAGGTGCGCGGGTTCCGCCCCGGCAAGGCGCCGCGGAAGATGATCGAGAAGCAGTACTACGAGAGCGTCGCCGAGGAGCTGAAGTCGCAGGTGCTGATGGCCAGCCTCGAGCAACTGGCCGAGGAGCAGACCATCGCGCCGCTCAGCCCGCCGGACTTCGACCCGACGGTCCTGAGCATCCCGAAGGAGGGCCCGTTCGTCTACGAGTTCGACATCGAGGTGCGGCCGGAGTTCGAGCTGCCCGACTACAAGGGCATGAAGATCCGCCGCCCGGTCCACGCGTTCGGGCCGGTCGAGGTCGAGGCCGAAAAGAAGCGGCTGCTCGAGCCCTACGGCCAGCTCGTGCCGAAGGAGCCGCCGGTCGCCGACATGTTCGACACGATCACCGCCGATGTGACCATCTCCTTCCAGGGCAAGGAGATCAACAAGCTCGAAGAGGTGCGGGTCAAGGTCGAGCCGCAGCTCGCGCTGTCCGACGGCGTGGCCGAGGACTTCGGCGAGAAGATGAAGGGCGCCACGCCCGGCGACGTCCGGGTCGGCGACATCACCCTGTCCCAGGAGACGACCGTCGAGCGGCTCCGCGGCCAGAAGGTGCAGGCCACGTTCACCATCAAGGACGTGAAGACCACCCGCCCGCCGGAGGTCACCCAGGAGTTCCTCGAGGACACGTTCTCGGTCAGCACGCCGGAGTCGTTCACCGAACTCGTTCAGGCGGTCCTGGAGCGGCGCCTGGAGTACACCCAGCGGCAGTCGGCCCGGCAGCAGGTGCTGGAGACGATCGCCGCCGCCGCGGCGTGGGAGCTGCCGCAGGACATGCTCCGCAAGCAGGCCCGCAAGACGCTCGCCCGCCGCATGATGGAGATGAAGAACGCGGGCATGAGCGACGAGCAGATCAAGGGCCGCCGCCGCATCCTCGAACAGGACGTGCTGAAGAACACGGAGGCCGCGCTCAAGGAGCACTTCGTGCTCCAGAAGGTGGCCGAGGTCGAGAAGATCGAGATCGAAGAGGACGACATCGACGCGGAGATCGACCGCATCGCGGAGCAGTCCGGCGAGAGCTTCCGCAAAGTGAAGGCCCGGCTGGAGAAGGAGGACCTGCTGGAGGCGGTTGCGGCCGACCTTCTGGAGCGCAAGGCCCTCGACCTCATCATCGCCCACGCCACCTACGAGGACTACGAGCTGAAGGCCGGCGAGCAGCAGGGGGAGGTGGCGACCGTGTCGCAGAACGTGCTGCCCGAATCGTCGGAGGCGCCCGAGGCGCCCGCCGCGCCGTCGGAGGCGCCCGCCGCGCCGCCCGAAGGCGCGGCCAGTTGA
- a CDS encoding ATP-dependent Clp protease proteolytic subunit, whose translation MPLVPIVVESRGREERAYDIYSRLLKDRIIFLQGVVHDDMANLIVAQMLYLQFEDPKRDISLYINSPGGSVTAGMAIYDTMQFITCDVATYCMGQAASMGAMLLTAGTKGKRFALPHARVMIHQPSAGSEGTAEEILIHAKEFLRTKDTLNRLMAMHSGQPVEAITKGTDRDNFMSAAEARDFGLIDKVLERMPAETLAASRPTGE comes from the coding sequence GTGCCGCTCGTTCCGATTGTGGTGGAGAGCCGGGGCCGCGAAGAGCGCGCCTACGACATCTACAGCCGCCTGTTGAAGGACCGGATCATCTTCCTTCAGGGCGTGGTTCACGACGACATGGCGAACCTGATCGTCGCGCAGATGCTGTACCTCCAGTTCGAGGACCCGAAGCGCGACATCAGCCTGTACATCAACAGCCCCGGCGGCAGCGTGACCGCGGGCATGGCGATCTACGACACCATGCAGTTCATCACGTGCGACGTGGCGACGTACTGCATGGGTCAGGCGGCCAGCATGGGGGCGATGCTCCTGACGGCCGGAACAAAGGGCAAGCGGTTCGCCCTGCCGCACGCGCGGGTGATGATCCACCAGCCCAGCGCCGGCAGCGAGGGCACCGCGGAGGAGATCCTGATCCACGCGAAGGAGTTCCTCCGCACCAAGGACACGCTCAACCGGCTGATGGCCATGCACAGCGGCCAACCGGTCGAGGCGATCACGAAGGGCACCGACCGCGACAACTTCATGTCCGCGGCCGAGGCCCGCGACTTCGGGCTGATTGACAAGGTGCTGGAGCGGATGCCGGCGGAGACGCTCGCCGCCAGCCGCCCCACAGGGGAGTGA
- the tadA gene encoding tRNA adenosine(34) deaminase TadA: MTDIPLNPFDLAFTDPAHPFHVHHMELALDEAGAAAQEDEVPVGAVVVHPERGVIGLAHNMREQLVDPTAHAEMIALTQAATALKTWRLEKCILYATLEPCPMCAGGIVQARVPMVVYGCTDPKAGACHTLYQIASDPRLNHRAEVIGGVLADRCAAALTDFFRRKRELGKK, from the coding sequence GTGACCGACATCCCGCTCAACCCGTTCGACCTCGCGTTCACCGACCCGGCGCACCCGTTCCACGTGCACCACATGGAACTGGCGCTCGACGAGGCCGGCGCCGCCGCGCAAGAGGACGAGGTGCCCGTCGGGGCGGTCGTCGTCCACCCCGAGCGCGGCGTGATCGGGCTGGCGCACAACATGCGCGAGCAACTCGTTGATCCGACCGCGCACGCCGAGATGATCGCGCTCACCCAGGCCGCCACCGCCCTCAAGACCTGGCGGCTGGAGAAGTGCATCCTGTACGCCACCCTGGAACCGTGCCCGATGTGCGCCGGCGGGATCGTCCAGGCCCGCGTGCCGATGGTCGTCTACGGCTGCACCGACCCGAAGGCCGGGGCGTGCCACACGCTCTACCAGATCGCCAGCGACCCGCGGCTGAACCACCGCGCGGAGGTGATCGGCGGCGTCCTGGCCGACCGGTGCGCGGCGGCCCTCACCGACTTCTTCCGCCGGAAGCGGGAACTGGGCAAAAAGTGA